A region of the Candidatus Caldatribacterium sp. genome:
AGCACCTCAGCAGCCTGGAAAAATAAAGGACTTAGGGTACTACTTTCTGAACCTTCTCTCGGCCAAAGCCTGGCAGTACCTTGGGCTCATGGCGCATCCTGAAAACGGGCAAATCCTCGTGGACCTTGAAGAAGCCCGGAAAGCCATCGATCTTTTCTCCATACTCCTTGAAGCCTTAAAGAAAGACCTCGATCGGGATGAGCTACGAGAACTCGAGTTCCATCTCTCAAATCTGCAGCTCAACTTTGTAGAGAAAATGCGGCAACTTGCTCAGGAGTGAGGCGTTGTGGGGCCTGGGGCACTTAATAAAAGGCGATTGCGCATGTGTTCAGGCGGTTTACATAATATACATTATGGGAAGTAAGGTTCAGGAAGCCAAAAGGGCATGCAGCCGAGCAACATAGTCCCGCTGCACGACACAATCAAGAACAATGGTTCCATCTTCAAGTGCTCTAAGGTTCTTAATATACCCATGGGGGCGAATCCTCTGGGTTATATCCTTAAGCTTTTCGGGAGCAATTTCAAGATGAACTTCGGTAAGCTGTGGCTGCAGAAGACGGGCAATCTCCGCATAGAGTTTGTCGATGCCTATCTTTTTCTGTGCTGAGACAAACACATGAGGCTGTACCCGCATATCGTGTTCAAGGAAAGGAAGCCCATCAAGAAGGTCAATCTTATTCAAGACGAGTATCCTCGGGCAGTCACTTGCGCCGATTTCCTCAAGCGTTTCGGTAACCACTCGGAAGTGGTTGACATAATCTGGGTCAGACACATCCACAACCTCAAGAATAAGGTCAGCATCCCTTACCTCCTCAAGGGTACTCCGAAAGGCGTCCTTAATGGTTTCGGGCATCTCTCGAACGAACCCCACGGTATCGATGAACACAACTTCCCCAACATCGGGGATAAAGGACTTCCGAGCCATAGGATCAAGAGTTGCGAACATCTGGTCCATCACGTACGCATCCGCACCAGTGAGAGCATTCAGAAGGGTCGATTTACCCGCGTTGGTATACCCAACAATGGCAACCTCAAATACTCCCGATCGTTTTCGAAAAGTCCTTTGAGTCTCGTTTTGCCTTTCAATGCGCTGCAATTCCCTCGTAAGAAAGGCAATTCGATTCCTTATCTTCCTGCGCTCTACTTCAATCTTCTGCTCTCCAGGTCCCCTCGTTCCGATACCACCACCGGTTCGGGAGAGCTCTACCCCTTTCCCCGTAAGGCGACTCAACTCGTACCGGAGGCGAGCAAGCTCAACTTTGATCTTTCCCTGAGCCGTCCTTGCCCTTTTCGCAAAAATCTCGTGAATAACCGCGTATTTCGTGTACACTGGAACGCCCCAGGCTTCCTCGAGGTTCCGCTGCTGCGAAGGAGTCACCTCAACATTTGTCACCACAAAACCCAGAGAATGCTCGGCAACGAAATCACCGATTTCTTTCACTTTTCCCTTCCCAAAGTAGTACCGGGGAAAGGGATGCCGAACCCTACAGGATATGACGTGAGAAATAGTGTGGCCAGCACTCCTTGCGATTTCCAGCATTTCACGAAGGAGGATTTCCTGAGCTTCCGACGCAGGATGTTGCTCAACGAAAAGGAGAAGACCAGCACTCATCGGCCGTTCCCATCAACCCTCCGATACATGTTCCTGAAAATTTCCCAGTACATTTTCACCCTCTCCCTGAAACCCCGCACAAGGCCAAACTTCTCCTCCTTCATCACATGGGTGAGACCCGGGAGTTTCACAAGTTTCACCCGAACTCCGTTCCTCCGCACGTACCGGTTAATGGCTACCTCGACTCCGTAACGAGCTACCTCCATGTCAGGGATGTTCTGGAGAATATCCGTGCGGATTGCCCTCTGCCCGGAAAGAAAGGGGGCAATCTTCTGAGCAAGGTCGGTTGCCAACCTTCCCTCCTCGAAAACCCCAATGGTGACATCCGCCTCTCCGGAGATGACCGGCGTCACCAAGGCCTCAATGTGCTTTTCGTTGAGACCGATGAGATCGGCATCAAGGAGAAGAACAACGTCGCTTCGGATGTACTCAAGGCCTTTGTAGAGAGCTCCTCCCTTACCAACGTTATGTAAAAGCTCGACGACCTCTGCCCCTTTGCTCCTTGCAACTTCTACCGTACGATCCGTCGATCCATCGCTCACCACAACAATCTGGTCAACCACAGGGCTTCTCCGGAGCACGTCAAGAATCGGACCAATGGTCTTTTCCTCGTTGTACGCAGCAATAATGGCCGTTGTCCTTGTACCTCTCAGAGAACCCTTCTCCTCCATCGTTTAGCCCGCGAGCTCCTTTCGAATCCTCTCAAGAACTCCACGTACTTCAGCCCTCTGCACTTCGATGCGTTCGTTACTCTTGCGGAGCTTTACCTCCACTGTGCCGCTCCGTTCCATCTTCTCTCCCACGATAACGTGAATCGGAAAGCCGATGAGATCCGCCTCGTTGAATTTGTACCCTGCACTCTCCTCACGGTCATCAATAACCACCTCAAAACCGGCTCGAGAGAGCTCTTCATAAATGCTCTCTGCTTCCTCACGATGCCTTTCCTTCTTCACGTTGATCGGGATTACCACGACCTCGTACGGTGCAAGAGAAAGAGGCCAGCAGATTCCCTTCTCGTCATGGTTGGCTTCAATCGCTGCCGCCATCGTCCGTCCAATGCCTATTCCATAACAACCCATAACAAGGGGTTTTTCTTTCCCATCGCGATCGACAAAGTACGCCTTCATGGGTTCACTGTACTTCGTCCCAAGCTGGAAAATATGACCGACTTCGATTCCTCGCTTTTCTTCCATCGGCCCACCACACTGCGGACAGTACGTCCCCTCGGATGTACTTGCACCTCCACACCTCGTGCAGACAAAAACTTTTTCTTCTCCCGACTCTGCGAGAATGAGAAACTCGTGCGAAACGTCTCCCCCGATGACCCCACTTTCTGCAGGAACCGCGATGTACTCGAGCCCACACCGGCTGAAGACCCGGCAGTACGCCTCGTACATCTTCTGGTAACTTACCTGAAGTCCCTCCACATCCCGATCGAAGCTGTACAGGTCCTTCATGAGGAATTCCCTCGCCCGCATCACTCCAAAGCGAGGTCGAATCTCGTCCCGGAATTTGGTCTGAATCTGGTAGAGTAAAAGGGGGAGCTGCCTGTACGAGCGAATTTCACGCCGTGCAAGGTCGGTGATGACCTCTTCATGGGTGGGACCTAAGCAGAAATCCCGCCCTCTCCGATCCTGGAAGCGGACGAGCTCAGGACCGTACACATCCCAGCGACCTGTTTCCTTCCAGAGTTCTGCTGGCTGCATAGCCGGCATGAGGATTTCCTGTCCCCCTGCCCGATTCATCTCTTCCCGGACAATGCGGATAATCTTATCAAGGGTTCGCCATCCGAGGGGTAAGAAGGTGTATACCCCTGCAGAGAGCTGACGAATGAACCCAGCACGGAGCATGAGACGGTGACTGACAACTTCTGCTTCCTGGGGATCTTCTTTCATCGTTGGCGCGAAAAGGAGCGACATTCTCATGGACTCCTCTCCTCTCCTTTCATTGCTTCCTGCACCAGGGAAATAAGTTCTGCAATACCTTCCTCCTGAGGCACAACGCCGATCACTTCGCCCCGGGCAAAGAGCACCGCTTTCTTTCCTCCGCTCAGAGCGATGCCAAAGTCCGCTTCCTTAGCTTCCCCTGGACCGTTAACTTCACACCCCATAATGGCAACCTTTAACTTCCGGATTCCTGCAACCCCTTCAAGAGGCGCAATGGCTCTTCGAAATTCTCGGACAAATGATACCACATCTCCTCTTGCCCGGGCACAGGTGGGACATGAGATGAGGGTCACCCCTCTTAAGCGCACTCCCAAGGCCTTAAGGATCTCCCACCCAACCTCAGTCTCAAGAACAGGACTTTTCGAGGTCAAGGACACCCGAATCGTATCCCCAATTCCTTCTCTGAGGAGAATTCCCAGAGCTACTGAGGATTTCACAATCCCCTCAATGCCACTTCCTGCCTCCGTCAGGCCGACATGGAGTGGGTAAGAGAAGCTTTCGCTCAACTTCTCGTAAGTAACTACCGTCTCCTCAATATCTGAGGATTTCGCAGAGAGAATGAGACGCTTCATCCCCTTTTTCTCGGCAAGATCCACAAGTTCAGCTATGCTCTCAAGGAGTGCCTGAGTCCTTTCCTTTGCCCGGAGTTTAGGGGGAAGAGACCCAACATTGGCTCCGATACGAAGCACAACACCCTGATCCCGGGCGACATCAATGAGGGACTCTAAGGCAGAACGGTCATGGACGGTTCCCGGATTCACCCGAACAGCATCCACTCCTGCTGAGATAGCCTGGAAGGCGAGTCGAATCGTAAAGTGAATATCAGCCACAAGGGGGAGCGTTCTCCTGTGTTTTCGGATTTCTCGAAGTCCTTCAATCCCCTCTTCATCAAAGACTGCAATCCGGAAGATTTCGCAACCCCGGGAAAAGGCCCTGTCGATTTCTTCAAGACAGGCCTCCCAATCTCTCGGATGCCTTCTTCCCATTGCCTCGACCCAGATAGGATGGTTTCCTCCAACTACCAGAGGTCCAAGGGGAACTTCTTGAGTCCTGCGCCGCTTCATTTTCCCGCTACAATCCTGAGCACATCCTGGTATGTGACGAAAATCGAGAGCAGAAAAATGAAAATGATGCCTATGAGGTAAATCATCCCCTTTTTCTCCTCTTCGAGGGCTCTCCCCCGAATCTTCTCGTAGAGGAAGAGGAGGAGGTGCCCCCCATCAAGAACAGGAATGGGGAAGAGATTGAAAAGGGCAAGAAAAACGCTGATAACCGCTGCAAAGGCAAGAAGATTCACAAACCCAAAGGCTGCCGCCTGTCCTGCCATCTGGGCAATCCCCAAAGGTCCGGTAACCTCAAGGGGAATCTTTCCCACGAGGGCATAGAGCACTCCAAGAAGGCTGAGGATGAACCATTCGGCTACCGTTACGCCACTTTTGGCCAAGGTCACCAGGGGATTGTACTTTCTGTGCTCTCCCCCAAAGATTACCCGAATGAGAGCCCGCTTTTCCGCATCGCTCCACTCGGGTACCACGGTAACCTCAAGAACCTCTCCCTGGCGCTCCAGAGTAAGGACCACCGGCTTACCGGGGCTTGTGGCAATCACCTTAGTTACATCTTCAATACGCTCCACTGGTTTTCCCTCTATGGAGAGAAGAACGTCACCTTTTCTCACGCCACTTCGTTCTGCAGGTCCTCCCGGCAGAACCTCAAGGACTGCTATCCTCCCGGTGGGAATCCCAGTCACGTTAAAAACAGCAAAAAGGAGAACGACCGAAAGAAGGAGATTCATGAGAGGGCCAGCAAGAACCACAAGGCTTCGCTGCCAGAGAGGCTTTGCATCGAAACGCTCCGAGTGAGCAACAGGGGGTTCTCCGTATCCCTCAATGGGGTTTCCCTCCATCCCCGCCATACGCACGTAACCTCCAAGGGGAAAGAGGCGAATAGAGAACTCTACCCCTCTCCACATCCATGAAAAGAGCTTCGGCCCATAACCCAGCGCAAAGTGGAGCACCCGTATTCCGAAAAGGCGGGCAAAGGTAAAGTGACCAAATTCATGAGCAAGAACAAGAAGGCTCAGAACAAAAACAAAGGCAAAAACTGTGGTCATCGCAGGGCACTCCTCTGCTTGATGACCTCCTCAGCCTTAGCAAATCCCAGAGCAAAGAGGCGTTCAACCTGAGAAATATCCTGAGGAGGAAGAACTTTTTCCTCGAGGACCTGCTCAAGTACTGCCGGTATCTCGTCAAAAGCGATGCTTCGGGCAAGGAAGTGGTGCACACAGGCCTCATCCGCTCCACAGAAAAAGGTGGGGTATCCCTGTCCTTTGCGAAGAGCACTCAGCGCAAGGTAGAATCCCGGAAATCTGGAGGGCACAGGGTACTCGAAATGGAGAGTCCGAAGCTCCCCAAAGCGAAGGCGCTGGAACGGATTGGGCTTCCTTTCAGGAGCTATGGCATTCTGAATCACAAGACGCATATCGGGAGGCGCAAGCACCCCAAAAACGAAGCCGTCCTTTGTCTCCACAAGCGCATGAACCACACTCTCCCGCTGAACGAGAACGTCAATTTTCTCCGGAGAAATTCCAAAAAGGAAGAAAGCCTCCATCACCTCAAGACCCTTGTTCACAAGGTTTGCAGAGTCTATGGTGATTTTCTCCCCCATCCTCCAGTTCGGATGGGCCAGGGCCATTTCTGGGGTGATGTCGCTCAAAGGTCCCCGCCACTCATAGAAGGGTCCTCCGGAAGCCGTTATGTAAACTTTATCGACCTCGTTCCAGGGCAAAACCCTGAGAATCTGCCACAAGGCGTTATGCTCGCTATCAAGAGGAACAAGATTGGGATACCTTTCAAGGAGCCCTGCTCCCATGAGGTCCCCTGCGAGAATCACGAGTTCTTTACTACCCGCCCAGAGAGTCTTTCCCGTATCAAGGAGTTTGCAGAAAGTCCCAAACAGAGCAACACCGCTTGCAGCAAAAAAGACTCCATCGATTTCATCCGAGAGGAGGACATCCTCAAGCTCCTGCAAGGAAGTGAGGGGAAGAAAGGGGACATCACCCTCAAGATACGGGCTGTACACGTACCGAGCACCACAGAACTCCGCTTGCTTGAGAAGCTTCGGAATGTTGCGAAATCCCCCAAGGAGGACAACACGGAAATCCTGGTTGCAGGCAAGAACCTCAAGAATCTGTTCCCCGAGAAATCCTGTCGAGCCCAGAACCGCAACTCGCATCTTCCTATCCCCTTCCTAAGGAAGCAAGAAAGTACACCAAGGGACCAACGGCGAAAAAGGCATCGAAGCGGTCAAGAATACCCCCGTGGCCTGGAAGAAGGGCTCCCGAATCCTTCACACCTCTTCTTCGCTTCAGAGCCGACTCGAAAATATCCCCAAGGAAAGCAAGAGGAGGGAGAGTTGCCCCACAAAGACAGCACCACAGGAGGGGTAAGCCAAAGACATAGCTCAAAAGGATGCTCCCAAGGAAGGCACTTCCTGCTCCCCCCAGAAAACCCTCCCAGCTCTTTCCTGGACTGATAGCGGGGAGTACCTTATGAGACCCCCATCGAACTCCAAAGAGGTACGCCGAGATATCGTTCACCCACACAAGAAGGGCGAAAAAAAGGAGAAGCCTTGGAGAGAATTCAAGTCCCGTTCGAACCCAGAAAAAAGGAAGGACGAAGCAGTAAAAAACCCCAAAGAAGAAGAAACTCACCCGTTCAAGGCACTTCTCTACGTCCTGAAGCACCCACCCCAAGAGCGCAAGGGAGAGAGTATACCACCCAGGAATCCTCGCTTTTTCAGGAATCCAAGGCAAAAGGTATATCCACACAAGGGCTCCCAGGGCAAGAAGAAGGGGTGGCCATTCCTCCTTACCCAGGGCAATCGAAAGGTACTCCCGAAAAGCAAGAAAAGCAATAACCAGAAAAAGCCCCACCATGGTAATGCGATTGAGAAGAAGGAGGAGAAGAAAAAGAGGCAAAAAGAGGAGAATGGTCAATGTTCGTATCTTGAAATCCTTCGAGAACAAAGGGCTACCCCTCAAGAGAGACCTCCGAACCTTCTCCTACGCTGGGCGAAATCTTCAAGAGCCTGGTGAAAGAGGAGAACATCGAAATCCGGCCAGAGGACATCGGTAAACCAAAGCTCGGTGTACGCAACCTGCCAAAGGAGGAAGTTACTGACCCGCTTTTCCCCTCCCGTACGAATGAGGAGATCAGGGTCAGGCTGGTCTCCGGTGTCAAGGAAAACTCGAAACGTCTCTTCGGTAAGGGTGGCCAAATTCTTTCCACTCTCCAGAAAGCGTTGTACGGCTCGGAGGATTTCATCTCTTCCCCCATAATTTACGGCAAGGTTAAGGGTGAGTCCTGTGTTCTCTCTTGTTTTCCCCTCAAGGTCCTCCATGGCCTTCCTTAGTCTTTCCGGTAGGCCATCCCGGCGACCTAAAAAGCGAACACAAACGTTGTTTTTCTTGAGTTCCTCTCCGTACTGGTGTATTGCCTCTTCAAAGAGCGTCAGAAGACCCTGTACTTCCTGAAGCGGCCTTCGCCAGTTCTCGGTAGAGAAAGAGTAAAGCGTTAAGAAGGGAATGCCCAATCGACCACTCTCTTCTACAATGACCCGCACCGTCTCGATACCTTTCCGGTGCCCTTCAAGACGAGGAAGCCCCCGCCGCTCTGCCCACCTTCCGTTGCCATCCATGATGATGGCAACATGCTGCAAGAGACCATTCACACGCTCATAATTTCTTTTTCCTTCTTCTCCCATAGACCGTCCAGTTCGTTAATGTGTTCGTCCGTCAGCTTCTGGATTTCTGCCTGAGCCCATTTACTCTCATCTTCAGAAACCTTCCCTTCCTTCTCCATCTTTCGCACTTCTTCGTTGGCTTCCCGACGAAGGTTGCGCACCGCAACCTTTCCTTCCTCCACTATCTTCTTCGCCATCTTGGCGATTTCCTTTCTCCGTTCTTCCGTAAGTGGGGGCAAGGTCACTCGTATCACCGTCGCGTCCACTGCCGGGTTAAATCCAAGGTCCGACTTCCAGATTGCTTTTTCGATGAGAGGTAGGACATTCCGGTCCCAAGGCTGGATGAGGATGGTGCGGGCATCAGGAGTGGTGATGGAAGCAATCTGTTTCAGCTGAACCGTCGTACCGTAGTACTCCACCTCGAGATTTTCCACAAGAGCAGGAGAGGCACGTCCTGTGCGAACATGAGAGAGCTCCTCGCGCACAACATTAACCGCCTGTTTCATCCGCTTCTCAATATCCTTTAAAAGGGGTTTCAAGAGCTCATTCATCCCTTTCCCTCCCCACGAGCGTACCCACTTTGTGTCCTGTCACAATTTTACACAGATTCCCGGTCTGGTGGATATTGAAGATAATGATGGGGATGTGATTCTCCATGCACAGGGAAACAGCAGTCGAGTCCATCACCTTCAAGCCTCGATTGAGGACCTCAAGGTAGTCGAGGGTCTCAAACCTTGCCGCATCCTTGTGGATAGTTGGGTCAGCTTCGTACACCCCGTCCACCTTCGTGGCCTTAAGGAGCGCATCCGCTTTAATCTCCGCAGCTCGCAGAGCAGCCGCCGTATCGGTCGTGAAATAGGGGTTTCCCGTTCCTCCGGCGAATATAACCACTCTTCCCTTCTCAAGGTGCCGTATGGCTCGCCGACGAATATAGGGCTCCGCAACCTCCCGCATCTCGATAGCTGTCTGCACCCGGGTAGGAATTCCCCGGTTCTCAAGGAAATCCTGGAGCGCCAGAGCATTAATGACCGTCGCGAGCATCCCCATGTAGTCTGCTGTAACTCTGCTGATTCCCCGATCCCCTGCGTCCCTCCCCCGAAGAATGTTCCCCCCTCCTACAACGATGGCAACCTCAACCCCTAAGGAACGTACAGCATCAATCTCTGAGGCAAGGTAAGCAAGGACCTGGGTATCGATGCCTGAAGGGAGAGAGCCACGGAAGGCCTCTCCCGAAAGCTTCAGAAGGATTCTCTTGAAACGCAATGAATCACTCGCCATCTCCTTCACCCAGCTTGAAACGAACGAAACGCCGTACCACGATATTCTCACCGAGCTTGGCAACGGTTTCCACCAGGAGGTCTTTGACCTTTTTCTCCGGATCTCGAATGTACTCCTGCTCGAGGAGGCAATTTTCTTCGTAGAATTTCTTCATTTTTCCTTCCACAATCTTTCGCTTCACTTCCTCCGGCTTGTTACTCCCTTCAAGCTCCTTCCAGTAGAAACTCTCCTCTCTCTGGCGAACCTCCTCAGGGACATCCTCAGGAGAGATCCAGCGAGGGGCCTGAGCGGCAATTTGAAGGGTAAGCTCCTTCACGAGGTTACGAAACTCCTCTGTACGGGCAACGAAATCCGTCTCGCAGTTCACCTCAACAAGGACTCCAATCTTCCCATCCGTATGCACGTATGCTCCAATGAGTCCCTCACGAACGGTGCGCTCTTTCTTCTTGGCAGCAATCTCGACTCCTTTCCGGCGCAGGATCTCACAGGCTTTCTCAAGGTCTCCCCCTGCCTCAAGGAGTGCCTTTTTACAGTCCATGACTCCCGCGCCAGTGCGATTCCGAAGCTCCATGATGTCCTTTGTGTTCACGCTCATTGCCCTTCCTCCTCAATTTCCTCAAGCTCTTCGAGAATAGTCGGTTCCTCCTGTACTTCTTGGACCTCTGGGGTCTCCGGAACAGCCACCCCAGTAGTGGGCACCACATCAGCACCCTCTGTTGCGAGCCTTCTCCCTTCAATCACTGCATCAGCAATAAGGGAAGCAAAGAGGCGAATGGCCCGAATGGCATCATCGTTCCCCGGGATGACGTAGTCAATCTCATCAGGGTCACAGTTCGTATCCACAATGGCTACAATAGGAATTCCCAAGCGTCTCGCTTCAAGAACGGCATTTCGTTCCCTTCGGGGGTCAACGATGAAAACACAATCGGGAAGCCTATCCATGTCCCTGATGCCACTCAGGTACTTTGCCAGACGGGCTTTTCTTTTGAGAAGTTGCATGGCCTCTTTTTTGGGGAGCTTTTCAAGAAGCCCTTTGGCCTCCATGGCCTCGATGCTCTTCAGGCGATCGATGCTCTTTCGGATGGTGGCGAAATTCGTAAGCATGCCACCAAGCCAGCGCTGGTTCACATAGAACATCCCGCACCGCTGGGCTTCCTGCTGAATCGCTTCCTGGGCCTGCTTTTTGGTCCCCACAAAGAGTACCGTACCACCCTGGCGAGCCAATTCCTTCACGAAGTTATAGGCTTTCTCGGTGAGCTCAACGGTCTTCTGGAGATCGATAATGTAGATGTTGTTCCGCTCGGTGAAAATGTAGGGTTTCATCTTGGGGTTCCACCGACGAGTCTGGTGGCCAAAGTGGACCCCGGCTTCAAGAAGTTGCTTCATTGTAACGACCATACAACATCCTCCTTCCGGTTCTTACCTCTGCGGGAAGAGCCAAAAAGGCACCGGAATATTCCCGCATGCGTACTGGAAAACCTGGGTAAGTATAGCACGAAGGGAAAAAAGAATGCAACAAGTTAGAGGATATACCTTGTAACATCCTCGTCTTTCAGGATATCCCTGAGTTCCCTTCGAACGTATTCCCTATCGATGACCACGTGCTGTCCTTTGAGCTTTGGAGCGTTGAAGGAAATATCCTGGAGAACTCGCTCCATAACCGTGTAGAGCCTGCGAGCCCCAATGTTTTCCATCTTTTCATTGAGAGAGTACGCAATGTGCGCTATTTCCCGAAGGGCGTCCTCTGTGAACTC
Encoded here:
- a CDS encoding phosphatidate cytidylyltransferase; this translates as MRGSPLFSKDFKIRTLTILLFLPLFLLLLLLNRITMVGLFLVIAFLAFREYLSIALGKEEWPPLLLALGALVWIYLLPWIPEKARIPGWYTLSLALLGWVLQDVEKCLERVSFFFFGVFYCFVLPFFWVRTGLEFSPRLLLFFALLVWVNDISAYLFGVRWGSHKVLPAISPGKSWEGFLGGAGSAFLGSILLSYVFGLPLLWCCLCGATLPPLAFLGDIFESALKRRRGVKDSGALLPGHGGILDRFDAFFAVGPLVYFLASLGRG
- the tsf gene encoding translation elongation factor Ts, which translates into the protein MSVNTKDIMELRNRTGAGVMDCKKALLEAGGDLEKACEILRRKGVEIAAKKKERTVREGLIGAYVHTDGKIGVLVEVNCETDFVARTEEFRNLVKELTLQIAAQAPRWISPEDVPEEVRQREESFYWKELEGSNKPEEVKRKIVEGKMKKFYEENCLLEQEYIRDPEKKVKDLLVETVAKLGENIVVRRFVRFKLGEGDGE
- a CDS encoding glycosyltransferase family 2 protein; this translates as MEEKGSLRGTRTTAIIAAYNEEKTIGPILDVLRRSPVVDQIVVVSDGSTDRTVEVARSKGAEVVELLHNVGKGGALYKGLEYIRSDVVLLLDADLIGLNEKHIEALVTPVISGEADVTIGVFEEGRLATDLAQKIAPFLSGQRAIRTDILQNIPDMEVARYGVEVAINRYVRRNGVRVKLVKLPGLTHVMKEEKFGLVRGFRERVKMYWEIFRNMYRRVDGNGR
- the hflX gene encoding GTPase HflX encodes the protein MSAGLLLFVEQHPASEAQEILLREMLEIARSAGHTISHVISCRVRHPFPRYYFGKGKVKEIGDFVAEHSLGFVVTNVEVTPSQQRNLEEAWGVPVYTKYAVIHEIFAKRARTAQGKIKVELARLRYELSRLTGKGVELSRTGGGIGTRGPGEQKIEVERRKIRNRIAFLTRELQRIERQNETQRTFRKRSGVFEVAIVGYTNAGKSTLLNALTGADAYVMDQMFATLDPMARKSFIPDVGEVVFIDTVGFVREMPETIKDAFRSTLEEVRDADLILEVVDVSDPDYVNHFRVVTETLEEIGASDCPRILVLNKIDLLDGLPFLEHDMRVQPHVFVSAQKKIGIDKLYAEIARLLQPQLTEVHLEIAPEKLKDITQRIRPHGYIKNLRALEDGTIVLDCVVQRDYVARLHALLAS
- the uppS gene encoding di-trans,poly-cis-decaprenylcistransferase → MGEEGKRNYERVNGLLQHVAIIMDGNGRWAERRGLPRLEGHRKGIETVRVIVEESGRLGIPFLTLYSFSTENWRRPLQEVQGLLTLFEEAIHQYGEELKKNNVCVRFLGRRDGLPERLRKAMEDLEGKTRENTGLTLNLAVNYGGRDEILRAVQRFLESGKNLATLTEETFRVFLDTGDQPDPDLLIRTGGEKRVSNFLLWQVAYTELWFTDVLWPDFDVLLFHQALEDFAQRRRRFGGLS
- the frr gene encoding ribosome recycling factor, which gives rise to MKPLLKDIEKRMKQAVNVVREELSHVRTGRASPALVENLEVEYYGTTVQLKQIASITTPDARTILIQPWDRNVLPLIEKAIWKSDLGFNPAVDATVIRVTLPPLTEERRKEIAKMAKKIVEEGKVAVRNLRREANEEVRKMEKEGKVSEDESKWAQAEIQKLTDEHINELDGLWEKKEKEIMSV
- the rpsB gene encoding 30S ribosomal protein S2, which gives rise to MVVTMKQLLEAGVHFGHQTRRWNPKMKPYIFTERNNIYIIDLQKTVELTEKAYNFVKELARQGGTVLFVGTKKQAQEAIQQEAQRCGMFYVNQRWLGGMLTNFATIRKSIDRLKSIEAMEAKGLLEKLPKKEAMQLLKRKARLAKYLSGIRDMDRLPDCVFIVDPRRERNAVLEARRLGIPIVAIVDTNCDPDEIDYVIPGNDDAIRAIRLFASLIADAVIEGRRLATEGADVVPTTGVAVPETPEVQEVQEEPTILEELEEIEEEGQ
- a CDS encoding UMP kinase → MASDSLRFKRILLKLSGEAFRGSLPSGIDTQVLAYLASEIDAVRSLGVEVAIVVGGGNILRGRDAGDRGISRVTADYMGMLATVINALALQDFLENRGIPTRVQTAIEMREVAEPYIRRRAIRHLEKGRVVIFAGGTGNPYFTTDTAAALRAAEIKADALLKATKVDGVYEADPTIHKDAARFETLDYLEVLNRGLKVMDSTAVSLCMENHIPIIIFNIHQTGNLCKIVTGHKVGTLVGRERDE
- a CDS encoding DUF1844 domain-containing protein encodes the protein APQQPGKIKDLGYYFLNLLSAKAWQYLGLMAHPENGQILVDLEEARKAIDLFSILLEALKKDLDRDELRELEFHLSNLQLNFVEKMRQLAQE
- the proS gene encoding proline--tRNA ligase, which produces MRMSLLFAPTMKEDPQEAEVVSHRLMLRAGFIRQLSAGVYTFLPLGWRTLDKIIRIVREEMNRAGGQEILMPAMQPAELWKETGRWDVYGPELVRFQDRRGRDFCLGPTHEEVITDLARREIRSYRQLPLLLYQIQTKFRDEIRPRFGVMRAREFLMKDLYSFDRDVEGLQVSYQKMYEAYCRVFSRCGLEYIAVPAESGVIGGDVSHEFLILAESGEEKVFVCTRCGGASTSEGTYCPQCGGPMEEKRGIEVGHIFQLGTKYSEPMKAYFVDRDGKEKPLVMGCYGIGIGRTMAAAIEANHDEKGICWPLSLAPYEVVVIPINVKKERHREEAESIYEELSRAGFEVVIDDREESAGYKFNEADLIGFPIHVIVGEKMERSGTVEVKLRKSNERIEVQRAEVRGVLERIRKELAG
- the ispG gene encoding flavodoxin-dependent (E)-4-hydroxy-3-methylbut-2-enyl-diphosphate synthase, which produces MKRRRTQEVPLGPLVVGGNHPIWVEAMGRRHPRDWEACLEEIDRAFSRGCEIFRIAVFDEEGIEGLREIRKHRRTLPLVADIHFTIRLAFQAISAGVDAVRVNPGTVHDRSALESLIDVARDQGVVLRIGANVGSLPPKLRAKERTQALLESIAELVDLAEKKGMKRLILSAKSSDIEETVVTYEKLSESFSYPLHVGLTEAGSGIEGIVKSSVALGILLREGIGDTIRVSLTSKSPVLETEVGWEILKALGVRLRGVTLISCPTCARARGDVVSFVREFRRAIAPLEGVAGIRKLKVAIMGCEVNGPGEAKEADFGIALSGGKKAVLFARGEVIGVVPQEEGIAELISLVQEAMKGEERSP
- the rseP gene encoding RIP metalloprotease RseP: MTTVFAFVFVLSLLVLAHEFGHFTFARLFGIRVLHFALGYGPKLFSWMWRGVEFSIRLFPLGGYVRMAGMEGNPIEGYGEPPVAHSERFDAKPLWQRSLVVLAGPLMNLLLSVVLLFAVFNVTGIPTGRIAVLEVLPGGPAERSGVRKGDVLLSIEGKPVERIEDVTKVIATSPGKPVVLTLERQGEVLEVTVVPEWSDAEKRALIRVIFGGEHRKYNPLVTLAKSGVTVAEWFILSLLGVLYALVGKIPLEVTGPLGIAQMAGQAAAFGFVNLLAFAAVISVFLALFNLFPIPVLDGGHLLLFLYEKIRGRALEEEKKGMIYLIGIIFIFLLSIFVTYQDVLRIVAGK